The following are encoded together in the Serratia odorifera genome:
- a CDS encoding immunity 8 family protein: protein MKAILRGMWVDSADFSLESYQPDEKDCFILLVNIKIGPESEIGSDYFQVNICTPEWLCKHQWLPELMRHTLLVRKYDLDEITKTITDYIDQCEGKDWMEIAQKLSRVFAWEYEDYQP from the coding sequence ATGAAAGCGATATTAAGAGGTATGTGGGTTGATTCTGCTGATTTCAGCCTGGAAAGTTATCAACCTGATGAGAAAGACTGCTTTATCTTATTGGTTAACATTAAGATAGGGCCAGAGAGTGAAATAGGTTCGGATTATTTCCAAGTAAATATCTGCACCCCGGAATGGCTCTGCAAGCACCAGTGGCTACCTGAACTGATGCGCCACACACTGCTGGTACGTAAATACGATCTGGATGAGATCACCAAAACCATCACGGATTATATCGATCAGTGTGAAGGCAAAGACTGGATGGAAATAGCACAAAAGCTCTCTCGCGTATTTGCCTGGGAATATGAAGACTACCAACCTTAA